The Ictidomys tridecemlineatus isolate mIctTri1 chromosome 6, mIctTri1.hap1, whole genome shotgun sequence genome includes a region encoding these proteins:
- the LOC144364935 gene encoding uncharacterized protein LOC144364935 isoform X2, producing MTEEVSYEGPSTLSTEVEDPSQSSEQVPHRPPPRGRPPRPPADGGDDNEDEDEGDDSEQGPPEGGNQQQQGRPPRPGQQQRPPQQGGEQQQQQGRPPRPGQQQGPPQQGGQQQQQQSRPPRPGQPQGPPQQGGQQQQQQQGRPPRPGQQQGPPQQGGQQQQQGRPPRPGHPQGPPQQGGQQQQQGRPPRPGQPQGPPQQGVQQQQQGRPPRPGQPQGPPQQGGQQQQQGRPPLPGQQQGPPQQGGQQQGRPPRPGQQQGPPQQGGQQQQQQQQQQQQGRPPLPGQPQGPPQQGDQQQQQQ from the exons atgactgagg AGGTCAGCTATGAAGGCCCTTCCACTCTATCAACAG AGGTTGAGGACCCAAGCCAGAGCTCCGAACAAGTCCCTCACAGACCACCTCCTAGAGGACGCCCACCCAGACCCCCTGCTGATGGTGGAGATGacaatgaagatgaagatgaaggtgATGACTCAGAGCAGGGACCTCCAGAAGGAGGCAATCAGCAACAGCAAGGTCGCCCTCCTCGTCCTGGACAGCAGCAGAGACCCCCCCAGCAAGGAGgcgagcagcagcagcagcaaggtcgCCCTCCTCGACCTGGACAGCAACAGGGACCTCCTcagcaaggaggccagcagcagcagcagcaaagtcGCCCTCCTCGCCCCGGACAGCCACAGGGACCCCCacagcaaggaggccagcagcagcagcagcagcaaggtcgCCCTCCTCGTCCCGGACAGCAACAGGGACCTCCccagcaaggaggccagcagcaACAGCAAGGTCGCCCTCCTCGTCCCGGACATCCACAGGGACCCCCacagcaaggaggccagcagcagcagcaaggtcgCCCTCCTCGTCCCGGACAGCCACAGGGACCCCCACAGCAAGGagtccagcagcagcagcaaggtcgCCCTCCACGTCCCGGACAGCCACAGGGACCCCCTcagcaaggaggccagcagcagcagcaaggtcgCCCTCCTCTTCCTGGACAGCAACAGGGACCCCCacagcaaggaggccagcagcaAGGTCGCCCTCCTCGTCCTGGACAGCAACAGGGACCACCacagcaaggaggccagcagcagcagcaacagcagcaacagcagcagcaaggtCGCCCTCCTCTTCCCGGACAGCCACAGGGTCCCCCCCAGCAAGgagaccagcagcagcagcagcagtaa
- the LOC144364935 gene encoding uncharacterized protein LOC144364935 isoform X1, which translates to MLVVLLTVALLALSPAQSSNEEVSYEGPSTLSTEVEDPSQSSEQVPHRPPPRGRPPRPPADGGDDNEDEDEGDDSEQGPPEGGNQQQQGRPPRPGQQQRPPQQGGEQQQQQGRPPRPGQQQGPPQQGGQQQQQQSRPPRPGQPQGPPQQGGQQQQQQQGRPPRPGQQQGPPQQGGQQQQQGRPPRPGHPQGPPQQGGQQQQQGRPPRPGQPQGPPQQGVQQQQQGRPPRPGQPQGPPQQGGQQQQQGRPPLPGQQQGPPQQGGQQQGRPPRPGQQQGPPQQGGQQQQQQQQQQQQGRPPLPGQPQGPPQQGDQQQQQQ; encoded by the exons ATGCTGGTGGTCCTACTCACAGTGGCCTTGCTGGCCCTGAGCCCAGCTCAGAGCTCAAATGAAG AGGTCAGCTATGAAGGCCCTTCCACTCTATCAACAG AGGTTGAGGACCCAAGCCAGAGCTCCGAACAAGTCCCTCACAGACCACCTCCTAGAGGACGCCCACCCAGACCCCCTGCTGATGGTGGAGATGacaatgaagatgaagatgaaggtgATGACTCAGAGCAGGGACCTCCAGAAGGAGGCAATCAGCAACAGCAAGGTCGCCCTCCTCGTCCTGGACAGCAGCAGAGACCCCCCCAGCAAGGAGgcgagcagcagcagcagcaaggtcgCCCTCCTCGACCTGGACAGCAACAGGGACCTCCTcagcaaggaggccagcagcagcagcagcaaagtcGCCCTCCTCGCCCCGGACAGCCACAGGGACCCCCacagcaaggaggccagcagcagcagcagcagcaaggtcgCCCTCCTCGTCCCGGACAGCAACAGGGACCTCCccagcaaggaggccagcagcaACAGCAAGGTCGCCCTCCTCGTCCCGGACATCCACAGGGACCCCCacagcaaggaggccagcagcagcagcaaggtcgCCCTCCTCGTCCCGGACAGCCACAGGGACCCCCACAGCAAGGagtccagcagcagcagcaaggtcgCCCTCCACGTCCCGGACAGCCACAGGGACCCCCTcagcaaggaggccagcagcagcagcaaggtcgCCCTCCTCTTCCTGGACAGCAACAGGGACCCCCacagcaaggaggccagcagcaAGGTCGCCCTCCTCGTCCTGGACAGCAACAGGGACCACCacagcaaggaggccagcagcagcagcaacagcagcaacagcagcagcaaggtCGCCCTCCTCTTCCCGGACAGCCACAGGGTCCCCCCCAGCAAGgagaccagcagcagcagcagcagtaa